A single window of Sporosarcina sp. Marseille-Q4943 DNA harbors:
- a CDS encoding SWIM zinc finger domain-containing protein: MNLYQFEEVVDATIVDRGSEYYEAGFVSKLGRLGDGRYTALVEGADMYEVAVQLDEENNILSSSCDCHDLGLVCKHEVAVYYELIARLKGNDLPEATGGAAMADQPDLIATLENLSKAKLIDILIELAENDPILHNELLFNYATVDEQHEFARCKKMIDSIIEKYVGREGFITYKHVSGFADELSGVLHKAETLKDPMIAIDIAGLLLIEGMKSFQYADDSGGDIGGLIDGAIKTMHMIADVPLGIAEQSEMLDKLIHLSKSDVFEGWDDFRIDVLGVCMKFAGNEQLRKTLTNELESMIKDSSANHYGRYANERIFNLLYDIIETHGTMEEARQFLQENINYPSFRKQLMQYEMKEGNYESVLALAAEGERMDKDYRGLVTRWKKWRFRAYKQLNFLEEQMKIGRELMMVGEFEYYWELKELAGDDHPSFYNELKQELAKENERVYVQLIEAEEDIDAILAYVRENPSSVERYLKYLMDSHKDEAIWLFEYHVKAMAENAIHRKQYKEVCQVLKRFRKVAGREAQLNLVEELKQTYKNRPAFLDELGKL; the protein is encoded by the coding sequence ATGAATCTTTACCAGTTTGAAGAGGTGGTGGACGCTACTATTGTCGACCGGGGTTCTGAGTATTATGAAGCTGGGTTTGTTTCAAAGCTTGGCCGGTTAGGGGACGGCCGGTACACTGCACTCGTTGAAGGGGCGGATATGTATGAAGTTGCCGTGCAGCTTGATGAGGAAAACAATATCCTTTCGTCTAGCTGTGATTGTCACGATTTGGGGCTGGTATGTAAGCATGAGGTTGCTGTTTATTATGAATTAATTGCAAGACTGAAGGGCAATGATTTACCTGAGGCGACGGGCGGCGCTGCAATGGCCGATCAGCCGGATTTGATTGCGACGCTTGAAAACCTATCCAAAGCGAAGTTGATTGATATACTGATTGAGTTGGCGGAGAATGACCCGATTTTACATAATGAGTTGCTCTTTAACTATGCAACCGTCGATGAGCAGCATGAGTTTGCTCGTTGCAAGAAGATGATTGATTCCATCATCGAGAAGTATGTTGGCCGAGAAGGGTTTATTACATATAAACATGTTAGCGGCTTTGCGGATGAATTGTCGGGTGTGCTCCATAAAGCGGAGACGTTGAAAGATCCGATGATTGCCATTGATATTGCGGGATTGCTGTTAATAGAAGGGATGAAATCCTTTCAATATGCAGATGACTCGGGCGGAGATATCGGCGGTTTAATTGACGGGGCGATCAAAACGATGCATATGATAGCGGATGTACCTTTGGGGATTGCAGAGCAAAGCGAGATGTTGGACAAGCTTATTCATTTGTCGAAATCCGACGTATTTGAAGGATGGGACGACTTTCGGATTGACGTGCTCGGTGTCTGCATGAAATTTGCAGGGAACGAACAGTTGCGAAAGACGTTGACGAATGAATTGGAATCAATGATAAAAGATTCGTCTGCAAATCATTATGGCCGGTATGCGAATGAACGGATTTTCAACTTGCTGTATGACATTATTGAAACCCACGGCACGATGGAGGAAGCGAGGCAGTTCCTACAAGAGAACATAAACTACCCTTCTTTCCGGAAACAATTGATGCAGTATGAAATGAAGGAAGGCAACTACGAAAGCGTGTTGGCGTTGGCTGCTGAAGGGGAGCGCATGGATAAAGACTATCGCGGCTTGGTGACACGGTGGAAAAAATGGCGGTTTAGAGCGTATAAACAATTAAATTTTCTTGAAGAGCAAATGAAAATCGGGCGTGAGCTAATGATGGTAGGGGAATTTGAGTATTACTGGGAATTGAAGGAACTTGCTGGGGACGATCATCCTTCTTTTTATAATGAGTTGAAGCAGGAATTGGCGAAAGAGAATGAACGGGTGTATGTCCAGCTTATCGAGGCTGAAGAGGATATTGATGCCATCCTTGCATATGTACGTGAAAATCCCTCGTCAGTTGAACGTTATTTGAAATACTTGATGGACTCCCACAAAGATGAGGCGATTTGGTTATTCGAATACCATGTGAAAGCGATGGCCGAAAATGCAATCCATCGAAAGCAATATAAGGAAGTGTGCCAAGTATTAAAGCGCTTCCGAAAAGTAGCCGGCCGAGAAGCCCAACTGAATTTGGTAGAAGAGCTGAAACAGACGTACAAAAACCGTCCTGCATTTCTGGATGAATTGGGTAAGCTATAA
- the msrA gene encoding peptide-methionine (S)-S-oxide reductase MsrA, whose amino-acid sequence MDIHLIEKGLYEGRLLETATFGMGCFWGPDARFGSLPGVIRTRVGYAGGTTPSPTYRQMGDHTETVEIDFDPAILRYEDVLRHFWRNHYPNRDQYKGRQYLSLLRCRNEEQFEAAERVKKEMETDFGEAIETDIAQFTDFTLAEERHQKYYLRRYPKALEQLHNLYPASGLLLNSTFAARLNGFVKGFRSKDSLLEEIAGWEINGEGKALLMDLFSKMKW is encoded by the coding sequence GTGGATATTCATTTGATCGAAAAAGGGTTGTACGAAGGTAGACTTTTGGAGACGGCGACTTTCGGGATGGGGTGCTTTTGGGGACCGGATGCAAGGTTCGGAAGTTTGCCTGGCGTGATCCGGACGCGTGTCGGCTATGCGGGTGGAACAACGCCTTCACCGACGTATCGGCAAATGGGCGATCATACGGAAACTGTGGAAATCGATTTCGATCCGGCGATTTTACGTTATGAGGACGTCCTGCGTCATTTTTGGCGGAACCACTATCCGAACCGCGATCAGTACAAGGGGCGCCAGTATTTGTCGCTGCTGCGCTGCCGCAATGAAGAGCAGTTTGAAGCTGCTGAGCGTGTGAAGAAGGAAATGGAAACGGATTTTGGTGAAGCCATTGAAACCGACATTGCGCAATTTACGGACTTTACGTTGGCAGAAGAACGCCACCAGAAATATTATTTGAGGCGGTATCCTAAAGCGCTCGAGCAATTACACAACCTGTACCCAGCATCGGGCCTGCTCCTCAACTCCACATTTGCCGCCCGCCTGAACGGCTTCGTCAAAGGGTTCCGATCGAAAGATAGCCTGTTAGAGGAAATAGCGGGTTGGGAAATCAATGGGGAGGGCAAGGCGTTGTTGATGGATTTATTCAGCAAAATGAAATGGTGA
- a CDS encoding 3-ketoacyl-ACP reductase: MQNIAGKNAIITGAGRGIGRATAIAFAKEGIHVGLIGKTEENLKKVADELSEYGVNVSIAAADVADNESVTAAVEHVKSELGPIDILINNAGIGKFGKFLELTPEEFKQIIDVNLIGIYNVTRAVLPEMIDRQTGDIINISSTAGQKGAPVTSAYSASKFGVLGLTESLMLEVRKHNIRVTALTPSTVATDLAFEENLTDGNPDKVLQPEDLAELMVAQLKLHPRVLLKSAGLWSTNP; this comes from the coding sequence ATGCAGAACATAGCTGGAAAAAACGCGATTATTACAGGGGCTGGGCGTGGGATTGGCCGTGCGACGGCAATCGCTTTCGCGAAGGAAGGGATCCATGTAGGACTTATCGGAAAGACTGAGGAGAATCTTAAAAAGGTTGCCGACGAGCTTAGTGAGTATGGCGTCAACGTTTCTATCGCTGCTGCGGACGTGGCGGACAACGAATCTGTGACTGCCGCTGTCGAGCATGTCAAATCGGAACTCGGTCCAATCGACATCCTCATTAACAACGCAGGCATCGGCAAATTCGGCAAGTTCCTTGAGCTCACTCCGGAGGAATTCAAACAGATCATCGACGTCAACCTGATAGGCATCTATAACGTCACCCGCGCAGTGTTGCCGGAAATGATTGACCGCCAAACAGGTGATATCATTAACATTTCTTCAACTGCGGGACAAAAAGGCGCTCCTGTCACAAGTGCATATAGCGCATCCAAATTCGGCGTGTTGGGTCTGACGGAATCACTCATGTTGGAAGTGAGAAAGCACAACATCCGTGTCACTGCCTTGACGCCGAGCACAGTTGCAACCGACTTGGCGTTTGAAGAGAACCTGACTGACGGCAATCCAGATAAAGTGTTGCAACCGGAAGACCTTGCGGAATTGATGGTCGCGCAGCTGAAACTGCACCCGCGCGTCCTGTTAAAATCGGCTGGCCTATGGTCGACAAATCCTTAA
- a CDS encoding PH domain-containing protein, with translation MLKKLASDALGLSDIGKIIGPEDYDKTDADDYIRHEDNEKIYFLIKTKADEYCFTNIAFIHVDGDKAVSSKRVLKRYPYSQYQITDVLLETAGKIDLDVEIKFTLGNQSYSIDVDKKQLAQLNDLYKALVYISEKAHENNVLFEIATQSLDKAAKVLENSRPSDIQMADQYKQLTEFGFSWITSARDKYHVKDFGDVFEKYINN, from the coding sequence ATGCTGAAAAAACTGGCTTCAGATGCGCTTGGTTTATCGGATATCGGTAAAATCATTGGACCTGAGGATTATGATAAGACGGATGCGGATGATTATATTCGACATGAGGATAATGAAAAGATTTATTTCTTAATTAAAACGAAGGCGGATGAGTATTGCTTTACGAACATAGCTTTTATTCACGTTGATGGCGACAAGGCCGTCTCTTCGAAGCGCGTGTTGAAACGGTACCCATATTCGCAATATCAAATCACTGATGTCCTTCTGGAGACCGCGGGCAAAATCGATTTGGATGTTGAAATCAAGTTCACGTTAGGAAATCAATCATACAGCATCGACGTCGATAAAAAGCAACTCGCGCAATTGAATGATCTGTACAAAGCATTGGTGTACATTTCGGAAAAAGCCCATGAAAACAATGTCCTATTCGAAATAGCGACACAGAGTCTAGATAAGGCCGCCAAAGTGTTGGAGAATTCAAGACCGTCCGACATCCAAATGGCTGACCAATACAAACAATTGACCGAATTCGGTTTCTCATGGATAACATCGGCCCGTGACAAATACCACGTCAAAGATTTCGGCGACGTGTTTGAGAAGTATATTAATAATTAA
- a CDS encoding YitT family protein has translation MPKTQQKTPVWKLFARGAMVMLGALIAAYGLESVLIPNKVSDGGVTGLSIVGSELFGFPLGLLIAILNIPFVFLGYKQIGKSFAIYSVLGIATLAISTSLMHHVPIIIHGDTLLITVVGGIILGFGMGLALRNGGALDGIDMLAVLLSRRMPFGTSDLILFLNVFVFAIVSTVFGLQGAFLSAIAYYIATKVISIVEEGLSGSKMYKIITSEPEDMVETIRDRLGRSSTYSIVQGAYSNEEFREITCIINRLEDSKMKEIILEIDPSAFVTVYEVAEVRGGSFTKRNIH, from the coding sequence ATGCCTAAAACTCAACAAAAAACACCTGTATGGAAATTGTTTGCTCGCGGCGCCATGGTTATGCTCGGTGCCCTCATTGCCGCCTACGGATTAGAATCTGTGCTCATTCCAAACAAAGTATCTGATGGAGGCGTGACAGGTCTAAGTATCGTCGGATCCGAATTATTCGGTTTTCCATTAGGACTTCTCATTGCGATTTTGAATATTCCTTTCGTCTTTTTAGGCTATAAACAAATCGGGAAAAGCTTTGCCATCTACTCCGTGCTCGGAATCGCCACCCTTGCGATCAGCACGAGTTTGATGCACCATGTTCCGATAATCATTCACGGCGATACGCTATTAATCACGGTCGTCGGCGGAATCATCCTCGGTTTCGGAATGGGGTTAGCTCTGCGTAATGGCGGGGCTCTTGACGGAATTGATATGTTAGCTGTTTTGCTTTCCAGAAGAATGCCCTTTGGTACAAGTGACTTGATTTTGTTCCTGAACGTCTTCGTTTTCGCTATCGTCTCGACGGTTTTCGGGCTTCAAGGGGCTTTCCTATCCGCCATCGCTTACTATATCGCCACTAAAGTGATCAGCATTGTTGAAGAAGGACTGAGCGGTTCTAAAATGTATAAGATTATTACGAGCGAACCTGAAGATATGGTCGAAACGATCCGCGACCGTCTAGGCCGCAGCTCGACTTACAGTATCGTTCAAGGCGCGTATTCCAATGAAGAATTCAGGGAGATCACGTGCATTATCAATCGGCTGGAAGATAGCAAAATGAAGGAAATTATTCTTGAAATCGATCCGTCAGCGTTTGTCACTGTTTACGAAGTCGCCGAAGTACGAGGCGGAAGCTTCACAAAGCGGAACATCCATTAA
- a CDS encoding Ger(x)C family spore germination protein yields the protein MNNKMLGFLLLLLATLPLSGCWDNNEPERMLYINGVGIDYKNGQYELYAQIINFANTAKSEQPTNNETTQAEVGHASGKSLDEAVSKLYHTVDQKVFWGHLSYLVFSEEAMKEVKLSPVIDLFIRYRETRYQIWVYATKDPVEEVLLLRPVINKAITLSKLGDPRNSYEQESFIKSTNIRELLIQLNEPSHEAKIPLITIKDNWESINETIKAPYLAGAGIVTPNGFKGFIQDVEARGMRWMTNDTVRSQMTVQTESGNDISLVIENVKVKIKPVIVHGTAKFDIDVYGDAIVDIITDSATPKELEKLVKKEMEKQILTTYEEALKIDADIYRLSEQLYRQNVKEWKRLHKDGKVELTKDSIRNLNITIEKLSSPRKTFEQTID from the coding sequence ATGAATAATAAAATGCTCGGTTTCCTTCTACTCCTACTAGCGACATTGCCCTTATCCGGCTGTTGGGATAACAATGAACCTGAAAGGATGTTGTATATCAACGGGGTCGGCATCGACTATAAAAACGGACAATACGAGCTGTATGCCCAAATCATTAATTTCGCCAATACGGCCAAATCCGAGCAGCCGACAAACAATGAAACAACACAAGCTGAAGTAGGTCATGCTTCCGGTAAATCATTGGATGAAGCAGTTTCCAAGTTGTATCATACCGTAGATCAAAAGGTCTTTTGGGGACATTTATCCTACTTGGTCTTTTCAGAAGAAGCAATGAAAGAAGTGAAATTAAGTCCGGTTATCGACCTTTTTATCCGATACAGAGAAACACGCTATCAAATTTGGGTATACGCAACAAAAGATCCTGTAGAAGAAGTTCTATTATTGAGACCCGTCATTAACAAAGCCATTACGTTGTCAAAATTAGGCGACCCAAGAAACTCCTACGAACAGGAGTCATTTATTAAATCGACCAATATCCGAGAATTGCTAATCCAATTGAACGAACCGAGTCATGAAGCTAAGATTCCACTTATCACGATTAAAGACAATTGGGAATCAATTAACGAGACGATAAAAGCCCCCTATCTAGCCGGAGCAGGAATCGTTACCCCGAATGGCTTCAAAGGATTCATACAAGATGTTGAAGCAAGAGGAATGAGGTGGATGACGAATGATACAGTGAGATCGCAAATGACCGTTCAAACGGAAAGTGGAAATGATATCTCACTTGTCATAGAGAATGTAAAGGTGAAAATCAAACCTGTCATTGTACACGGAACGGCTAAGTTCGACATTGACGTATATGGCGATGCCATTGTCGATATCATTACCGACTCGGCAACACCAAAAGAGCTAGAAAAGTTGGTGAAGAAGGAAATGGAAAAACAAATACTTACGACTTACGAGGAAGCATTAAAAATTGATGCCGATATCTATCGATTATCAGAGCAATTGTATCGACAGAACGTAAAAGAATGGAAACGGCTTCACAAAGATGGGAAAGTTGAACTGACTAAAGACTCAATCCGAAACCTCAACATCACAATCGAAAAACTTTCCTCCCCACGAAAAACATTCGAACAAACAATAGACTGA
- a CDS encoding spore germination protein has translation MQSSQNEIDSASLRQLFQKSADIHFQNYTFNGHSVIFITCEAMIDQQLLHEVIVPRVNQFISTLEEKPTVAMVESKLHIPDLKAGHDLETIIPLVYTGHVLFFFEDSGLLFTSNIAKKPNRNPEETRLEVPVKGPRDNFIEDVSVNIALMRKRLPTNSLCVEKFELGIRSKTTVALLYFDDIASKEILSDIRIQLQNVDIDIVISPTLLMELINKNSTLFPRIDYTGRPDNAVQSLVRGRFLIFVDGAAYGVVLPVNLFLLVKTGEDNETPVIYGSMQRLMRIFGLSIGLTLPAFWLALTTYHQNQLPLQLLATVVQANTGLPLPSSIEMLLMLLMFELFREAGLRLPTALGGTIGVVGGLIIGDAAIRAGITSPAMIVVIAISTIATFTLVNQSLVNAVSVLRIGFILLTAFLGLFGLFISVFLTLVYLSNIRTFGVPYLNIATDLSFKTIMKSLLRLPQKSYTTRPKMMNPTDQTRMKKVDKDE, from the coding sequence ATGCAATCGTCCCAGAACGAAATCGACAGCGCATCCTTACGACAGTTATTTCAGAAGTCGGCAGATATTCATTTTCAAAATTACACGTTCAATGGCCATTCAGTCATCTTCATTACATGTGAAGCGATGATCGATCAACAACTGCTCCATGAAGTCATTGTGCCACGTGTCAACCAGTTCATCAGTACGTTAGAAGAAAAGCCAACCGTGGCAATGGTTGAGTCAAAATTGCACATTCCTGATTTGAAAGCAGGACATGACTTGGAAACAATCATCCCGCTCGTTTATACGGGGCATGTCCTGTTTTTCTTTGAGGATTCCGGACTTCTCTTCACAAGCAATATCGCAAAAAAACCGAATCGCAATCCGGAGGAAACACGATTAGAAGTGCCTGTCAAAGGTCCTCGGGACAACTTCATTGAAGACGTTTCTGTCAACATCGCCTTAATGCGGAAAAGGTTGCCGACAAACTCATTATGCGTGGAAAAATTCGAATTGGGGATACGCTCCAAAACAACTGTAGCACTTTTATATTTCGATGATATCGCGAGCAAAGAGATACTGTCCGACATAAGGATACAGCTACAGAATGTGGATATCGACATTGTTATCAGCCCTACACTTCTAATGGAACTTATAAATAAAAACTCCACACTTTTTCCACGGATCGATTATACGGGGCGCCCGGATAATGCCGTTCAGTCACTTGTAAGAGGCCGATTCCTAATCTTTGTTGACGGAGCTGCATACGGCGTCGTTCTACCTGTTAATCTGTTTTTGCTTGTAAAGACGGGGGAGGATAATGAAACTCCGGTCATCTACGGTTCCATGCAGCGTTTAATGCGCATCTTCGGATTATCCATCGGCTTAACATTGCCGGCATTTTGGCTTGCCTTGACAACCTATCACCAGAACCAGCTGCCATTGCAATTATTAGCGACAGTCGTACAAGCGAATACTGGGCTTCCCCTTCCTTCATCCATTGAAATGCTCCTCATGCTGCTCATGTTCGAGCTGTTTCGGGAAGCCGGTTTGCGTCTGCCGACTGCGTTAGGAGGAACGATCGGCGTCGTCGGCGGTTTAATCATTGGCGACGCCGCCATCCGGGCAGGCATTACAAGTCCCGCGATGATCGTCGTTATCGCCATCTCAACAATTGCAACATTTACGTTAGTGAACCAATCGCTAGTGAACGCAGTGAGTGTTTTGCGCATCGGCTTCATCCTACTCACTGCATTTTTAGGGTTATTCGGCCTTTTTATCTCAGTTTTCCTTACGCTTGTTTATTTATCCAACATAAGGACTTTCGGCGTCCCTTACTTGAATATTGCGACCGACTTAAGCTTTAAAACAATAATGAAATCACTATTACGGCTTCCACAGAAATCGTATACAACACGTCCTAAAATGATGAACCCGACTGACCAAACACGTATGAAGAAGGTGGATAAGGATGAATAA
- a CDS encoding endospore germination permease has protein sequence MNKAGSISILHVIFLSMTVIGLKNHVTILPSLLMHAGRDAWMSVFIAAVTMIPWLFLLVYIHRSSKQVSLTDWLHTKIGSVPTAIFRYVTALFFLLMAVFTMGETLQWIKSTFLPESPLVLMILIYSILCIFLASTNLQTIVMVNVVVLFWVVVLGFFVAITNIQVKDYSLLRPFFEHGFKPIISSSVYPASGFIELLLFLFIQQNVKGRFRWYHYAIMLFILHSLTMGPLIGAITEFGPHEAAKQRFPAYEEWGLVSIGRFIQHLDFLSIYQWLTGAFIRVSFILYIVTDLLQTKGDRIRTWRILGPAFLFLSLSLFLINEPIFLKIKGDYLLIATFFFMLLLTVFLTLMALIKKGAAKEV, from the coding sequence ATGAACAAGGCTGGTTCAATCAGTATTTTGCACGTAATCTTTTTGTCAATGACGGTCATCGGACTGAAAAATCACGTGACCATTCTTCCATCACTGTTGATGCATGCTGGGCGTGATGCCTGGATGTCTGTTTTCATTGCCGCCGTGACAATGATTCCATGGCTTTTCCTTCTCGTCTACATTCATCGCAGCTCAAAACAGGTTTCACTCACTGATTGGTTGCATACAAAGATCGGCAGCGTCCCGACTGCCATTTTCCGATATGTCACTGCTCTTTTCTTCCTATTGATGGCCGTATTTACAATGGGTGAGACTTTGCAGTGGATCAAGTCGACATTCTTACCCGAATCGCCTTTAGTTCTCATGATTTTAATTTACTCGATTCTATGTATCTTCCTAGCATCCACAAACTTGCAAACGATTGTAATGGTAAATGTCGTTGTCCTGTTTTGGGTAGTCGTCCTCGGCTTTTTTGTCGCCATCACGAATATACAGGTGAAAGATTATTCATTGCTAAGACCTTTCTTTGAACATGGATTTAAACCTATCATTTCTTCATCGGTGTATCCGGCATCAGGCTTCATTGAACTTCTATTATTCCTATTCATCCAGCAAAATGTGAAAGGCCGGTTCCGCTGGTATCATTATGCAATCATGCTCTTTATCCTGCACAGTTTGACGATGGGGCCACTTATCGGAGCCATTACAGAATTCGGGCCACACGAAGCAGCAAAGCAAAGGTTTCCGGCTTATGAGGAATGGGGGCTCGTTTCAATCGGAAGGTTCATCCAGCATCTTGACTTCTTATCCATTTACCAATGGTTGACAGGCGCCTTCATAAGAGTGTCATTCATCCTGTATATCGTCACGGATTTATTGCAAACGAAAGGGGATCGTATTCGCACTTGGAGAATACTGGGCCCTGCATTCCTCTTTTTGAGTTTGTCGCTATTTCTAATAAATGAACCTATTTTCCTCAAAATAAAAGGTGACTATTTATTGATTGCTACGTTCTTCTTCATGCTATTGCTGACGGTCTTCTTAACACTCATGGCGTTAATTAAAAAAGGAGCGGCAAAAGAAGTATAA
- a CDS encoding NEAT domain-containing protein, which produces MRRRVAPLLGAVLLLWAMTLMPVGAESLSDGTYAVDYELLQGDSDSVSIANDYFEKPALLKVDGDKQVLQLTLNHSKWVQELQEQSGDGFADAKVVAEDEEADTRVIELNIDGELAEPFPVKMHVVIDELEIPYDHAYTVRVAIDSSSMKETDQEWIDSVSTGSTIWFWIATAIVIIATLFVALRLFRSKK; this is translated from the coding sequence ATGAGGAGACGGGTAGCGCCTTTGCTTGGTGCTGTTTTGCTGTTGTGGGCGATGACGTTGATGCCTGTAGGGGCGGAGTCGTTGTCTGACGGTACATATGCAGTGGACTATGAGTTGCTGCAAGGTGATTCGGATTCGGTGTCAATTGCGAATGATTATTTCGAGAAGCCGGCGTTGTTGAAGGTGGATGGAGATAAGCAGGTTTTGCAGTTGACGTTAAATCATAGTAAGTGGGTTCAAGAGTTACAGGAACAAAGCGGCGATGGTTTTGCGGATGCGAAGGTCGTTGCGGAGGATGAAGAGGCGGATACGCGCGTCATTGAGTTGAATATAGACGGCGAGCTGGCCGAGCCATTTCCTGTCAAGATGCATGTGGTGATTGATGAGTTGGAGATCCCGTATGATCATGCGTATACGGTGCGAGTTGCAATCGATTCGAGTTCAATGAAGGAGACGGACCAGGAGTGGATTGACTCTGTAAGCACGGGAAGCACAATTTGGTTTTGGATTGCGACGGCAATCGTTATTATAGCGACGCTATTTGTTGCCTTGCGATTATTTCGCTCGAAAAAGTAA
- a CDS encoding NEAT domain-containing protein: MKKSLMVLFTAMLLIFTAIPALPAAAEVTAAQEAAYELPFKVLQEKADEVSVAGSYVKSPAEVKVEDGKKFIYMTLLNSQYWQSLSIQDGDKFVDVEVVSENEEEKTRLVKFELKDVEKTMNAKAHIIVTGIPGLGEYDQTHSIRFQFDASEVPTEDEEETPETPETPEAPAAIEDGEYTIGFKALHEEEDKDSAMGRYIETPAALSVKDGKQVVSFTLTNNEQITEFQVEQDGEFVDATVVSVDEEANHRVVSFEVADFTKIINAKVTVFVAAMNHTGHYTIRLAFDQDSIEPAATETPETPEQPEEEVTVSFKDIDKTWAKPYIEALAAKQIVKGKSPETFAPNDKITRAQFALIIARALDLEKQEYQGTFSDLTKDMEGFVYEVEAANRAGIILGDAGKFNPNAAITRQQMAAMIIRAIEYKDASLLKDVETTVEFADAAHISGYAKDAVQLAVGLGILDGDVVKGKKVFNPKATATRAHAAKMVYNVLEVIK; the protein is encoded by the coding sequence ATGAAGAAAAGTTTAATGGTTTTATTCACAGCAATGTTGCTGATTTTTACGGCAATACCTGCACTTCCAGCAGCTGCTGAAGTGACGGCTGCACAGGAGGCGGCGTATGAGCTTCCGTTCAAAGTGTTGCAAGAAAAGGCTGATGAAGTTTCTGTAGCAGGCAGTTACGTGAAAAGCCCTGCGGAAGTGAAAGTGGAAGACGGCAAGAAATTCATTTATATGACACTATTGAACAGCCAATATTGGCAGTCATTGAGCATCCAAGACGGCGACAAGTTCGTTGACGTTGAAGTTGTAAGCGAAAACGAAGAAGAGAAAACACGTCTTGTGAAATTCGAATTAAAAGATGTTGAAAAAACAATGAATGCAAAAGCGCATATTATCGTGACAGGAATTCCTGGTCTTGGTGAATATGATCAAACGCACAGCATCCGCTTCCAATTCGATGCAAGCGAAGTTCCTACTGAAGACGAAGAAGAAACTCCAGAAACACCTGAAACTCCTGAAGCACCAGCAGCAATTGAAGACGGCGAGTACACAATTGGCTTCAAAGCATTGCATGAGGAAGAGGATAAAGATTCAGCAATGGGCCGCTACATCGAAACACCTGCAGCATTGTCTGTAAAAGACGGCAAGCAAGTCGTTTCATTCACATTGACAAACAACGAGCAAATCACTGAGTTCCAAGTTGAGCAAGACGGCGAATTCGTTGACGCGACGGTTGTAAGCGTTGATGAAGAAGCGAACCACCGCGTTGTTTCATTCGAAGTTGCGGATTTCACGAAAATCATAAACGCAAAAGTGACAGTTTTCGTTGCGGCAATGAACCACACTGGCCATTACACAATTCGTCTTGCGTTCGATCAAGACAGCATTGAGCCGGCAGCAACTGAAACACCAGAAACTCCAGAACAACCGGAAGAGGAAGTAACGGTTTCATTCAAAGATATCGACAAAACATGGGCAAAGCCTTACATCGAAGCACTAGCTGCTAAGCAAATTGTCAAAGGCAAATCCCCTGAAACGTTTGCGCCGAACGACAAAATTACGAGAGCGCAATTTGCATTGATTATCGCTCGCGCATTGGACCTTGAAAAGCAAGAATACCAAGGAACATTCTCCGACTTGACGAAAGACATGGAAGGGTTCGTGTACGAAGTGGAAGCGGCGAACCGCGCTGGAATCATCCTGGGCGATGCTGGGAAGTTCAACCCGAACGCGGCAATCACTCGTCAGCAAATGGCGGCGATGATCATCCGTGCAATCGAATATAAAGATGCTTCCCTATTGAAAGACGTTGAAACCACTGTTGAGTTCGCAGATGCGGCTCACATTAGCGGCTATGCGAAAGACGCTGTTCAATTGGCAGTCGGTCTTGGCATCCTCGACGGCGACGTTGTAAAAGGTAAAAAAGTGTTCAACCCGAAAGCTACTGCGACTCGTGCGCATGCAGCAAAAATGGTTTACAACGTGCTTGAAGTAATTAAATAA